Proteins encoded by one window of Haliotis asinina isolate JCU_RB_2024 chromosome 6, JCU_Hal_asi_v2, whole genome shotgun sequence:
- the LOC137288011 gene encoding putative uncharacterized protein DDB_G0290521, with amino-acid sequence MAKAVYLLGLATLCLLLVLQVSSSSSSSNMDPTPTTMPTPTSTPTPTPTPTPTTTPTPTTTPTPTTTPTSTPTPTPTPTPTPTPTPSSSQSPTTPSQSTPPTTPPQSTPPTTPPQSTPPTTPSQSTPPTTPPVTTPASTAPKDTSSFVLFSLIMASVFLFLIFP; translated from the exons ATGGCGAAGGCAGTGTATCTTTTAGGATTAGCAACCCTGTGTCTTCTTCTTGTGCTGCAAG tttcatcatcatcatcgtcaagTAACATGGATCCGACACCGACAACAATGCCAACGCCAACGTCCACACCAACGCCAACACCAACGCCGACACCGACAACAACGCCAACACCGACAACAACGCCAACACCGACAACAACACCAACGTCAACGCCCACACCAACGCCAACACCGACACCAACGCCGACACCAACACCAAGCTCATCACAGTCGCCGACAACCCCATCACAGTCAACACCACCGACAACGCCACCACAGTCAACACCACCGACAACGCCACCACAGTCAACACCACCGACAACCCCATCACAGTCAACACCACCGACAACCCCACCAGTTACCACTCCAGCATCTACTGCTCCCAAGGATACCTCTTCATTTGTGCTGTTCTCCCTCATCATGGCTTCAGTGTTTTTATTTCTTATCTTCCCTTAA